tNNNNNNNNNNNNNNNNNNNNNNNNNNNNNNNNNCgagtgaatttttttaataataaacataaaaattaattatttttatttgtacaataaatttaatatctaatcaaatataaaaacataaacattaaatttatttaaattttagataataaatattaaaatcaatttttaataaaaaattaaattctttcacacaaaaataataactaaacaatttattatttaactcTTTTTATCTACGAAAATTTTAATCTTCTACGCTAAGAGAAATTTTTGTCTCCTATAACATTTTATTCTATAAATCTTTCCTGccataaattataatattagaaTAAAGTTAACATAATTTCAGAAAATTTATACAAAAACACtaacttaaatttaaaaaataaatataaatcaaaCCCCAACCCAGTTGAAAAGGGCTTAACGAGAAGCACGGTAGTAAAGGAAAAGAATGAAGTGTCCATTCTGCTCGGCGGCGCAGGGGCGGTGCGCCACCACGAGCTCCGGTCGGTCGATCACGGAGTGCACGTCATGCGGGCGCGTGGTGGAGGAGCGGCACTCCCACCCACACCACCTGTTCCACGTGCGGGCCCAGGATAACCCTCTATGCCTCGTGACCTCTGATCTCCCCAACCCCGAACCCTCTCCAATCACCAAGGACGACGACCCTTTCGAGCCCACGGGATTCATAACCGCCTTCTCCACCTGGTCCCTTGAACCCATCCCCCTCTACCTCCAGTCCTCTCTCTCATTCTCCGGCCACCTCGCCGAGCTCGAGCGCACTCTCGAATCCACCTCCTCCTCATCgtcgtcgtcttcttcttcttcttcgacgGTTGTGGTGGATAATTTAAGGGCGTACATGCAGATTATCGATGTGGCCTCCATACTTGGCTTAGACTGCGATATTTCCGACCACGCGTTTCAGCTGTTCAGGGATTGTTGCTCGGCTACTTGCCTCAGAAACCGTAGCGTTGAGGCTCTTGCTACTGCCGCTCTTGTTCAAGCTATTCGAGAGGCCCAAGAGCCTCGAACCCTTCAGGTCTTCACTTTTCAATATTGTTGCTAATATGTTGCAATTGTTGATTTTTCGAATTGGTAGTGTTTGGTAGATTGATTCCAATAATGATATTCCAAATAAACTGGACAATTCCGAACTTTGGTCTGAGATAGAATCATCTTTCAGTTATTCTACTCAATATAGTTAGTACTGACAAATATTTCAGTCTTCTTAACgaatatatatgtaaaagcACTGTCTCTACCGAGGCTAATGCTGTTAGCTTGATACTTTTCTTAGGGATGTATGATTTCTTTGTTTCTACTTTAACGTAGCTAACTTCGACCAGTACTGGTTTGTTTTAGGTACGGCATATTTGTATTCTTTAGCCGTCTGATATTGCTTCTCTTGTGGTATTGCAGGAAATTTCAATAGCAGCTAATGTACCACAAAAGGAAATTGGGAAGTATATGAAGATTCTGGGAGAAGCTTTACAGCTAAGTCAACCTATTAACAGCAATTCCATATCAGTCCATATGCCAAGATTTTGCACGCTCCTACAGCTCAACAAATCTGCTCAGGTATCTgaaaatatgttttaatttataGTTGACTGTTTCATGGATCTTGTTATTTTACTTCTGGGATGATATTGCTATATGTATATTTAAGTTTCTGTTTATGTGTTTTTTGAATCGTGTGATTTGTTTTTGTTCTGCGGTCAACCAATGTGCTTTATGGGTTTGTGAACGCAGTTTATATCTTTATACCCATGTCATGTATATTCAAGTGTTGATGTGTTCTAGATGGTGCATCATGTTTGCAATTCCTTATCAATGATCAGAAATTTAACAAAGACATCAATTTCTGCGTAATCAATTTGAAAGTTGACATCACCATCCTAATTTTGTTCTGAAAATGTATGTGCAAATAAAAATcgtttaattatcaattatgcTGTGATTTTACATTCAGCAATGATCAGCTGCTCTATGGGGGGTTGTGCAGTTCTAAGACAGCTCTCGTATCACATTCACATAGTTGCTGCTACATTTGCTTGGTCTAAATTTTCAATGCTTTTATTATGTTGTCGAGCATTGGGATTTATATCATGCATAGGATGTAATTTTATGTGCGTATGGCAGAATAAAGTTTGGGTACTGGTGGTTTTTGTTTGGCTGGACACCGAGTAACATGGTTAGGTGCCTTGGGATTACGTTTTGGCAGTTAGTAGTGACTTTGTAATGTATCTTAAAATGGAAATGAAATCACTCTCGTTATGTTTTTTATATTATGAAATTCTGAGAACATATTCAATGTTGAATTTTAGGAACTGGCTACTCACATAGGAGAGGTTGTGATCAACAAATGCTTCTGCACTCGTAGGAATCCAATTAGCATTTCAGCTGCTGCTATATATTTGGCTTGCCAACTCGAAGACAAACGTAAAACTCAGGCTGAAATTTGCAAGGTAACTGGCCTTACTGAAGTCACTCTACGTAAAGTGTACAAGGAACTACTGGAGAATTGGGATGATTTGCTTCCATCAAATTACACCCCGGCTGTGCCTCCAGAGAGAGCATTTCCCATGACCGTAATTGCTTCTGGTCGCTCCACAACAGCTAAGGTTGATGCAATAGAGACCACTTTGGACACAGAGAAGTTGCCAGAAATCAAACCTAACAAACCGACTGAGGTCTCAGTCACTGTGCCACAGTCCAGAGGGAAGGATGAGGCCGAAGTTAAAAGCAATACCTGTGCCGCCAACCATCCCACACAGAATCAACAGTCAACTTATTGGCAATCCCAGCTTCCCAGTGGGACAAACAGTCATCCTAATGTTTTGCAAGGAATGGATATCGACAGATCAGAGAGTAACCACCCCCACACTGAAAAGATGGCAGAGGACACAAATGGCACTGCCAGTGCCAATTCTCTAAACCCAAGCCAACTTTACAGTCCTCCTGGTTCAAGTGCAAGCTCTGTTATGAGACAGTTTTCAGCTTCCCCTTCATCTGGACACGTGAGTGTTCGATTAGCGCAGTCACCTAAGACGATGCCAGGTTATCCGGAGAACTGAGGaatagttaatatatatggacaTGGATTTTATTGAATCGGAGTTTTTGTGCCAACACCTAACCTAGTAGATAAACAAATGTGATTGTTTATTCAGAGTATAGTATTGTGTATAGTGTGCCATTtggtttgtttttgtttttgggtTGTGAACGGTGTGATTATTGCCAAATCATCCATTCCTCTTACTTCTAGTTGCAATGTAATTGCTAATACTGTCAAAACTCTGGAATAATTGCAGAGACAGTGAAAGTAGTGCTAAATAGTAAATAGTATAGCCGCAAAGCAATGATAAATAGTAGATGTAGATGTAGATGTAAATGTATGTTGTGTGTAGACCAAAAATAGATTTGATCACATGCAAACTAATTTGCACGACACTTGACAGTGTATATATGACAATATTCCCGGAGAGAATTTGTCAATGCTGTCATCAACAATTATCTCGCAAAGGCTTTCTTTTCTTCTAGTTCTATTTAGCAGTGTGTTCTTTTATGGTAAAGGAAAACATTAACACTATGTTGGTTGAGGTGGAAATGAGaggaaaaaaaagggagagagagaaattggaaggaaaataattatttttccttGTTTGGTTGAGAAGAGAAATAGGAGTGAAAGGAAAATGGGTTGAAAAATATTGGTGGGATTCACCAATTTTTTTCCCTCCAACAATGGAGAGAAAACTAAATCTTTCTCTATTTTCAatattatccttttattttttaatatattttataatataagggtaaaattgtcttttataatatttctttctttcttattttcatttcatccaaacacatctaagaaaaataaaaattcactcaatttctttcctttcctttctttcctttctataAACTCATAGGcagatatttttatatgaagtcATTAGTTGAGATCATTAGTTAAATagtaatttagttaaatatatcaaattatctaaaaaattttaattaataattttatataaacataattGCATGTGAATTTTTTAccttaagaaaaatatatacaaatatttatttagaattataaaAAGTTAGTTGTTTGAATATGATAAGTATATAAGttgattttttataaaacaaattataattatatttgtcaaaaaataaattgttttacaaaacatgatattttttaaagttaaaatgtATAATTATTTAGTTATATATTTAAGAGTTTAATTTATACATTCacaatagaaaatattttacacatttattttattatatcagTTATTTTCTATGACTATTCACATGGTTAATGTAAAAAATAggttatttttcatataaaattatataattagatgcacgtatataattgttttaatagtatatcaaaattaaattatatatttaattgttggtttaaattaaataattacataaaaatttttaatagaatataatgattatgttattttgttaatgacattttaattaaatctttttaaatatacCCACATATTGTGTACacattagtatattttttatttaattggagttaaatttttagatctaacaAATAATAACCACAATGTAATTTATCACACTAAAAATAGTGCAATAGAAAAATCTTATAGGAATTTTACAGTGgttattgttttatattttataaatgaatatatttgcttttttcaaaaaacatatAGAATTAGATTTGTAATATTAATTTTtccatattttttctttcacatGTCcctatttatttatcaaaaaagaaaaacgaattattttctgttcttgctttgttttaaaagattaaataaatgaataaaatatagaataaatgcttatcttttttagaaattaatttttgggACAAATTACTAATATGAATGGTTTGGAAATTAAATTGATCAGATTATAACTTTTTAATACAGTACACgaaattacaattttttatatctataaaaattattacaagGTGTAGTGATTTTCAATTGAACGTAATTCGTTACAGAGTATAGCAATTTAGGTGAAATTTTGTAGCAGAAACCACTATAGGGTGAAGCAGTTTCTGACGATATTTTGTTGACTAAAAACTACGAAtacacaactagaaaatggattaatacagacagatttagtctttattacagacggatttttagTTACCGACGAAATTACCGACTTATAAATAACCATATATCAAATTTTACATGTTATGATATAATATGATATGATACTGAAAACTATGTTACCAACTCCAATAGTATAACCATATATCAAATTTTACATGTAAAGTGAAATTACCCGGCCATGGCATGAACCAGAATtttgttaggatttggttgaattagtcccacatttcttaggatagcaaatggagtgggtggcctaggctataaatatgaggctaagttctccatttgtttttgcaccagtcagaaacactttaagcttgtatctgatttttcttttcctctgtactctttgattagagagtgttgtgaggtgtagttagatatttgttttgagagagtgtgggtgtactggggtgccggtgttagagagaaagaagtctatgtgttgtaacaattttcacatagtgatattctctggttgtcatttgacaacggccgtggttttttctccgataattggagtttccacgttaaattcttgtgttgtgattgtgtctattttatttctctgtcaaaggtgttttctcaagggggaatggtgtcttattcccaacaagtggtatcagagcttcggttcggtgggatttattcttagtatgctctgtggttgcagcctagtctgaccttccacatcagaaaagaattttgtcctGTAGCTTGAGGTTGATCTTTGGTTGCTGTTATTGTTGCTGAAAGGCAGTGTGACACTGTGAGAGTGCAGTTTGGAAAGGTTCTGGCTAAGGAAAGACctggtatttaagtgtgtccattGTGACACACCTCTCTTTCCTGGGGACTCTTCCTAGTGCACGGTCTACAGTTGAGTTATACTATTCCAGTATACGATTGCAACAATGTCAGGATATTCAAGTGCTGTGAAGcttgaaatagagaaatttgatggaagaatcaattttggctCGTGGCAGATACAAGTCAAGGATGTGTTGATACAATCAGGTTTGCACAAGGCGTTGAAGGAGAAGATCTCTGGTTGCTCTCTCTATGAGAGAAGATGATGTTCTCTAGAAGATAAGAAGTATCCTCATGGTATTACCGCACTGCCATGGATAAGGATAAGTTGAGGCAATCGGGTCCACAAATTGCACACAGGCATTGGTTGGCGTTGAGATGCAAGGTGTGTGGCAGAGTTAGGTCGATGGCTGAAGAACTTCCAGGAAAAGCCAATTTGGAAGTTGCACCATGAATTTTCAGCAAGATTTCGATCTGTACCAAGGCGAAATGCTTGGAGTGGTCTAATTCCAAGTGAGTATACTTTCATGGTGGAGTATGATAGTTCTCTGAACTAGGATTGTCGGTATAGACAATGGCAGCAAAGAATTGTCGGTGTTGACAATGGAAGCTGAAGATGTGTGACTATTTCAATCAAGGTGGAgattgttaggatttggttgaattagtcccacattgcttaggatagcaaatggagtgggtggcctaggctataaatatgaggctaagttctccatttatttttgcaccagtcagaaacactttaaacttgtatctgatttttcttttcctctgtactctttgattagagagtgttgtgaggtgtagttagatatttattttgagagagtgtgggtgtactggggtgccggtgttagagagaaagaagtctatgtattgtaacaattttcacatagtgatattctctggttgtcatttgacaacggccgtggttttttctccgataattggagtttccacgttaaattcttatgttgtgattgtgtctattttatttctctgtcaaaggtgttttctcaagggggaatggtgtcttattcccaacaaATTTGATCCATCGCATGATTCCTGTCTTATAAATAATTAACGGCCATCCAATCGTCATAAAGGCAAAAACACAAGCTAAACTTATCTTGACCCTCTTTACTTCATTTGTCCTGAACTTCTTCAAATCAAAGTGCCACATCAACCTGCTAGAGGGCATAGTTGATCACATAGA
The Arachis duranensis cultivar V14167 chromosome 5, aradu.V14167.gnm2.J7QH, whole genome shotgun sequence genome window above contains:
- the LOC107487865 gene encoding plant-specific TFIIB-related protein 1, which translates into the protein MKCPFCSAAQGRCATTSSGRSITECTSCGRVVEERHSHPHHLFHVRAQDNPLCLVTSDLPNPEPSPITKDDDPFEPTGFITAFSTWSLEPIPLYLQSSLSFSGHLAELERTLESTSSSSSSSSSSSSTVVVDNLRAYMQIIDVASILGLDCDISDHAFQLFRDCCSATCLRNRSVEALATAALVQAIREAQEPRTLQEISIAANVPQKEIGKYMKILGEALQLSQPINSNSISVHMPRFCTLLQLNKSAQELATHIGEVVINKCFCTRRNPISISAAAIYLACQLEDKRKTQAEICKVTGLTEVTLRKVYKELLENWDDLLPSNYTPAVPPERAFPMTVIASGRSTTAKVDAIETTLDTEKLPEIKPNKPTEVSVTVPQSRGKDEAEVKSNTCAANHPTQNQQSTYWQSQLPSGTNSHPNVLQGMDIDRSESNHPHTEKMAEDTNGTASANSLNPSQLYSPPGSSASSVMRQFSASPSSGHVSVRLAQSPKTMPGYPEN